From one Nocardioides scoriae genomic stretch:
- a CDS encoding CsbD family protein, translating to MGLADKAKNAAEDLKGKGKEATGEATNDDSLKAEGKTDQTKSSAKQAGENVKDVFKG from the coding sequence ATGGGACTCGCTGACAAGGCCAAGAACGCCGCCGAAGACCTCAAGGGCAAGGGCAAGGAGGCCACGGGCGAGGCGACCAACGACGACTCGCTCAAGGCCGAGGGCAAGACCGACCAGACGAAGTCGTCGGCCAAGCAGGCCGGCGAGAACGTCAAGGACGTCTTCAAGGGCTGA
- a CDS encoding cyclase family protein, with the protein MTDEAPAAPDLTDLLADAPTNWGKWGEDDEVGSLNYLGPEQVLAAAGLIKSGKVFTLQRLIGDPKGDPVWPGRTPAERTQILDEGDWDEGGKGPAFPGGLHYADDKINAFLQGSTQYDALGHVWYGGQIWNGYDARTTIGGLQKASVQPIAERGVVGRAVLLDMARFRGKDNLDAAETYTHEDLVACAESQGVELRKRDILVIRTNYISLFFTLGEKFYEGFCEPGLVYSPELVQWFADMEIPNLVTDTIANEVTFDPNNGVALVLHNALMRNLGVTLTEIADLEQLAEDCAEDGVYEFFYAAAPLKVALGSGSPVNPLVVK; encoded by the coding sequence ATGACCGACGAGGCTCCCGCCGCTCCCGACCTCACCGACCTGCTCGCGGACGCGCCGACCAACTGGGGCAAGTGGGGGGAGGACGACGAGGTCGGCTCGCTGAACTACCTCGGCCCCGAGCAGGTGCTCGCCGCCGCCGGCCTCATCAAGAGCGGCAAGGTGTTCACGCTGCAGCGCCTCATCGGCGACCCCAAGGGTGACCCGGTCTGGCCCGGCCGCACCCCGGCCGAGCGCACCCAGATCCTCGACGAGGGCGACTGGGACGAGGGCGGCAAGGGGCCGGCCTTCCCCGGCGGGCTGCACTACGCCGACGACAAGATCAACGCCTTCCTCCAGGGCTCCACGCAGTACGACGCCCTCGGCCACGTCTGGTACGGCGGCCAGATCTGGAACGGGTACGACGCCCGCACCACGATCGGCGGCCTGCAGAAGGCCAGCGTGCAGCCGATCGCCGAGCGCGGCGTCGTGGGCCGTGCGGTGCTGCTCGACATGGCGCGCTTCCGCGGCAAGGACAACCTCGACGCTGCCGAGACCTACACCCACGAGGACCTGGTCGCGTGCGCGGAGAGCCAGGGCGTCGAGCTGCGCAAGCGCGACATCCTCGTCATCCGCACCAACTACATCTCGCTGTTCTTCACGCTGGGCGAGAAGTTCTACGAGGGCTTCTGCGAGCCCGGCCTGGTCTACAGCCCCGAGCTGGTGCAGTGGTTCGCCGACATGGAGATCCCCAACCTGGTCACCGACACCATCGCCAACGAGGTCACCTTCGATCCCAACAACGGGGTCGCGCTGGTGCTGCACAACGCCCTGATGCGCAACCTGGGCGTGACGCTCACCGAGATCGCCGACCTCGAGCAGCTGGCCGAGGACTGCGCCGAGGACGGCGTCTACGAGTTCTTCTACGCCGCGGCGCCGCTCAAGGTGGCCCTGGGCAGCGGCTCGCCCGTCAACCCGCTGGTCGTGAAGTAA
- a CDS encoding ATP-binding protein: MTQIRRLAAHPSSVGAARRILHDLLLGTPHESLLADGQLALSEVVTNALVHAGTEVELRVEIGVGVRVEVADGSPHLPAPRTYASLTATGRGLHLLEELVARWGVRSSGGGKTVWFELGVRSDAPSSAEGDLDGAGGSTDDDPRARDAATVVLLSVPLLLHAAWQMQAESLLREHLLSQLDEANGTDQIERHAAASEALAVLRDQLPVAAVAPDPATLLDASTDPALTADRVVVRVLPEALAQFDQLQELLQAATAMADAGVLLTPPTQPEVRSLRRWLCGEVLEQAQGRPPRRWDGGVGTEPTRAPAAWDDAAVARVTGATTAVIAADDTNRILAVSRPALALLGYDDPADLVLHRLVEIIPARFRQAHLSGFTLHLYAGRSPLVDLPVVVPALRRDGSEVSIGMTIHAEHLPRGRRVFLAHLSAVPAPDGDSETGG, translated from the coding sequence TTGACCCAGATCCGCCGGTTGGCGGCCCACCCGTCGAGCGTCGGCGCCGCCCGCCGGATCCTGCACGACCTGCTGCTCGGCACGCCCCACGAGTCGTTGCTCGCCGACGGCCAGCTCGCGCTCAGCGAGGTCGTCACCAACGCCCTGGTCCACGCCGGCACCGAGGTCGAGCTGCGCGTCGAGATCGGCGTCGGCGTGCGCGTCGAGGTGGCCGACGGCAGCCCCCACCTGCCGGCGCCGCGCACCTACGCCAGCCTCACCGCCACCGGCCGCGGGCTGCACCTGCTCGAGGAGCTGGTCGCGCGCTGGGGCGTCCGCTCCAGCGGCGGCGGCAAGACGGTCTGGTTCGAGCTGGGCGTGCGCTCCGACGCCCCCTCCTCGGCCGAGGGCGACCTGGACGGCGCCGGGGGCAGCACCGATGACGACCCTCGCGCCCGCGACGCCGCGACGGTGGTGCTGCTGAGCGTGCCGCTGCTGCTGCACGCCGCCTGGCAGATGCAGGCCGAGTCGCTGCTGCGCGAGCACCTGCTCAGCCAGCTCGACGAGGCGAACGGCACCGATCAGATCGAGCGCCACGCGGCCGCGTCCGAGGCGCTCGCCGTGCTGCGCGACCAGCTTCCCGTGGCGGCGGTCGCGCCCGACCCCGCCACGCTGCTCGACGCGTCGACCGACCCGGCGCTCACGGCCGACCGGGTCGTGGTGCGCGTGCTGCCGGAGGCGCTGGCGCAGTTCGACCAGCTCCAGGAGCTGCTGCAGGCCGCGACCGCGATGGCCGACGCGGGCGTCCTGCTGACGCCGCCGACCCAGCCCGAGGTGCGCTCGCTGCGGCGCTGGCTGTGCGGCGAGGTGCTCGAGCAGGCGCAGGGCCGTCCCCCGCGGCGCTGGGACGGCGGGGTCGGCACCGAGCCCACCCGTGCCCCCGCTGCCTGGGACGACGCCGCGGTGGCCCGGGTCACCGGCGCCACCACCGCGGTCATCGCCGCCGACGACACCAACCGGATCCTGGCGGTGAGCCGTCCGGCGCTGGCCCTGCTGGGGTACGACGACCCCGCCGACCTGGTGCTCCACCGCCTCGTCGAGATCATCCCGGCGCGGTTCCGACAGGCCCACCTGTCGGGCTTCACGCTGCACCTGTACGCCGGCCGCTCGCCGCTGGTCGACCTCCCGGTCGTGGTCCCCGCCCTGCGCCGCGACGGCAGCGAGGTCTCGATCGGCATGACCATCCACGCCGAGCACCTCCCCCGCGGCCGTCGGGTCTTCCTGGCCCACCTGAGCGCCGTGCCCGCCCCGGACGGGGATTCCGAGACCGGAGGCTGA
- a CDS encoding RidA family protein — protein sequence MPRQIITTPNAPSSPLFSQAVRAGSQVFVSGTTGLVPSTGRMAGDDIGAQTRQALASCEAILEEAGATLDDVVEVGVLLADPADFAGMNEEYARWFPSDPPARYAAKLGAEVPGLLVSIRMTAYAPDHDA from the coding sequence ATGCCGCGACAGATCATCACGACACCGAACGCACCGAGCTCACCGCTGTTCAGCCAGGCCGTCAGGGCCGGCTCCCAGGTGTTCGTCTCGGGGACCACCGGCCTGGTGCCGAGCACGGGTCGGATGGCCGGTGACGACATCGGGGCCCAGACCCGCCAGGCGCTGGCCAGCTGCGAGGCCATCCTCGAGGAGGCCGGTGCCACGCTCGACGACGTCGTCGAGGTCGGGGTGCTGCTCGCCGACCCTGCCGACTTCGCCGGCATGAACGAGGAGTACGCCCGCTGGTTCCCGTCCGACCCGCCGGCGCGGTACGCCGCCAAGCTGGGCGCCGAGGTCCCGGGGCTGCTCGTCTCCATCCGCATGACGGCGTACGCGCCTGACCACGACGCCTGA
- a CDS encoding DoxX family protein, protein MRVVVWVVSALLAVAFLAVGLGKLVSSGADLEAAASGIPVVLFRIAGVAEVLGAVGLVLPAATRVRPWLTPLAAVCLTATMACAVVANLVVGGGATAVLPLVLGLLSAFVAWARRGPCAVAPRAATGPDVIGGVASSPRS, encoded by the coding sequence ATGAGGGTGGTCGTGTGGGTGGTGTCGGCGTTGCTGGCGGTGGCGTTCCTGGCGGTGGGGCTGGGCAAGCTGGTGTCCTCGGGCGCCGACCTGGAGGCGGCCGCGAGCGGCATCCCGGTCGTGCTCTTCCGCATCGCCGGCGTGGCCGAGGTGCTGGGCGCCGTCGGCCTCGTGCTGCCGGCGGCCACGCGGGTGCGTCCGTGGCTGACGCCGCTGGCCGCCGTGTGCCTGACCGCCACCATGGCGTGCGCGGTGGTCGCCAACCTCGTCGTGGGCGGGGGAGCGACGGCGGTGCTGCCGCTGGTGCTGGGCCTGCTGAGCGCGTTCGTCGCGTGGGCCCGCCGGGGGCCGTGCGCCGTGGCGCCGCGCGCCGCGACCGGCCCGGACGTCATCGGAGGTGTGGCCTCCAGCCCACGATCCTGA
- a CDS encoding TetR family transcriptional regulator, which translates to MSSPREDRAAHRAVLGATVRLLRRRRGLTLRELGDRLGVSTATMSGIETGKTGLSSDRLSELAEVLGVPVDQLLVATEPDQVPPASAVQPSAPSPSGSSAADADWRRYDPLEFDPALTGALSSFLEFGYHGATMRTIAERAGLSVPGLYHYYSSKQEMLATLLDLTMTDLRRRTEAARDEGRDVVERFANLVECLALYHTHRRELAFVGASEMRSLAPETHLRVAHQRTAEQRMVDAEVEAGVRSGVFATPRPHEASRAVVTMCTALAQWFRHDGPQPPEHVAALYVDFALGLVRATGIPAAPTDS; encoded by the coding sequence ATGTCGTCACCTCGCGAGGACCGGGCCGCCCACCGGGCGGTGCTGGGCGCGACGGTGAGGCTGCTGCGTCGCCGCCGCGGCCTGACCCTGCGCGAGCTCGGCGACCGGCTCGGCGTCAGCACCGCCACGATGAGCGGCATCGAGACCGGCAAGACCGGTCTGTCGAGCGACCGGCTCTCCGAGCTGGCCGAGGTCCTGGGCGTCCCGGTCGACCAGCTGCTGGTCGCCACCGAGCCCGACCAGGTCCCCCCGGCGAGCGCCGTGCAGCCGTCGGCGCCGTCGCCCAGCGGCTCCTCGGCCGCCGACGCCGACTGGAGGCGCTACGACCCGCTCGAGTTCGACCCCGCGCTGACGGGGGCGCTCTCGTCGTTCCTCGAGTTCGGCTACCACGGCGCCACGATGCGCACCATCGCCGAGCGGGCCGGCCTGTCGGTGCCGGGCCTCTACCACTACTACTCGAGCAAGCAGGAGATGCTGGCGACGCTGCTCGACCTCACCATGACCGACCTGCGGCGCCGCACCGAGGCCGCGCGCGACGAGGGACGCGACGTCGTCGAGCGCTTCGCCAACCTCGTGGAGTGCCTCGCGCTCTACCACACCCACCGCCGCGAGCTGGCCTTCGTGGGGGCCTCCGAGATGCGCAGCCTGGCCCCCGAGACGCACCTGCGCGTGGCCCACCAGCGCACGGCCGAGCAGCGGATGGTCGACGCCGAGGTCGAGGCCGGCGTGCGCAGCGGCGTCTTCGCCACGCCCCGGCCCCACGAGGCCTCCCGGGCGGTCGTCACCATGTGCACCGCGCTGGCGCAGTGGTTCCGCCACGACGGCCCGCAGCCGCCCGAGCACGTCGCCGCGCTCTACGTCGACTTCGCGCTCGGCCTGGTGCGCGCCACCGGTATCCCGGCCGCACCCACCGACTCCTGA
- a CDS encoding haloacid dehalogenase type II yields MDRPTVIVLDVNETLSDLSGLDGAFAAAGLEPGEREAWFAGVLRDGFALTAVGQNPGFAEVAAEALRLRLVARGAADPEAGAASVMEAFTRLDVHADVAPGLRALHASGTRLVTLSNGSAAVADALLERAGLADVVEQTLSVADGPGWKPLAGAYTRALEVCGVAAGEAMLVAVHPWDLDGAARAGLRTGWVRRGAAGWPAYALAPEVEADDLVGLADLLGA; encoded by the coding sequence ATGGACCGACCCACCGTGATCGTGCTCGACGTCAACGAGACCCTGTCCGACCTGAGCGGGCTGGACGGCGCGTTCGCCGCCGCCGGGCTGGAGCCGGGGGAGCGGGAGGCGTGGTTCGCCGGGGTGCTGCGCGACGGGTTCGCGCTGACCGCGGTCGGGCAGAACCCGGGCTTCGCCGAGGTCGCCGCGGAGGCGCTGCGGCTGCGGCTGGTCGCGCGCGGTGCCGCGGACCCCGAGGCGGGAGCTGCGTCCGTGATGGAGGCCTTCACCCGGCTCGACGTGCACGCCGACGTCGCGCCGGGCCTGCGGGCGCTGCACGCGTCCGGCACCCGCCTGGTCACCCTGAGCAACGGCTCCGCGGCAGTCGCGGACGCGCTGCTGGAGCGCGCCGGTCTGGCCGACGTCGTCGAGCAGACGCTGAGCGTGGCCGACGGGCCGGGCTGGAAGCCGCTGGCCGGTGCCTACACCCGTGCGCTCGAGGTCTGCGGGGTCGCGGCGGGCGAGGCGATGCTGGTCGCGGTGCACCCGTGGGACCTCGACGGGGCGGCGCGGGCGGGCCTGCGGACGGGGTGGGTACGCCGCGGCGCGGCCGGCTGGCCGGCGTACGCGCTTGCACCCGAGGTGGAGGCCGACGACCTCGTCGGGCTGGCCGACCTGCTGGGCGCCTGA